The stretch of DNA TCACGCCACCCCGTTTCCGCACCGGCCGGAAGCCTGCCCGGCCGGTAGGGACAGCCATGAACTCTCTTACCGAGCAGGCAAAGCAAAGGATTGAATCAATGCCAGTCGTGCGGGTTTGTTTCTATGAAGGCCGTTCACCAGAGCAGAAGCGCAAGATCGCGGAGGCGATAACGACGGCGCTTGTCGATATTGCCGGCTCCAAGCGCGATGCGGTGAACGTGATGTTCGACAACTTCACCCGCGAAGATTGGGTGATCGGTGGCGCCCCGGAATTTTCCGACAAATCCAAAGGCTAAAGACAAAAGCCGGACAGGAGATCAAGGTGAAGCCCACACTCGGTGTTCTGCTGTTTTCTGAAGGCCCCATCAGCGAGCTGGTTGACATCGCCCGCGAGGCCGAAACGCTCGGTTATGAGTACCTGTGGTACACGGATGTGCGCTTCGCCCGGGAGTGCTATGTGGGGCTCACCGCGGTTGCCCTGAACACGAAATCCCTGAAGATCGGGACAGGTGTCACCGACCCCTATTCCCGTCATCCCGCCATCACCGCGGCCGCCATGGCGACGCTCGATGAGGTGAGCAATGGCCGGGCGGTGCTCGGCCTCGGCACCGGTGGCGCCGGCTTCAAGGAGCTTGGGCTCGAGCGGGTGCTGCCGATCGCGGCCATGCGTGAGACCGTCACCATGATCCACGCCCTGCAGCGTGGCGAGAAGGTGACCTCGCAAGGCAAGGTCGTCTCGATCGATGGTGGCCGGTTCAACTTCAAGCCGGTGCGCGATCATATCCCCGTCTATTTCGCCACCCACGGACCTCAGATGACGCGCCTGGCCGGCGAAATCGCCGATGGCGTGCTGATCGCCAATACGCTCAATCCCAAAGCCTTTGATTTCTACGTCGGAAAGCTGAACGAGGGTCTTGCCAAGGCGCAACGCTCGCCGGACAGTCTGGATATCGGCTTGCGCGTGGAGGCCTGTATCGATGACGACGATGAGAAGGCTCTGGAGGTGATGCGCAGGCGTGTCGCATCGCGGCTGATCAGTCAATATCCGCACTGGGACTATCTCGACGAGCTCGGGATCACTCTGCCCGAAGCCTTCGTCGAGCTTGCCAAGATGGAAGGCGGCCACGACGTCAGCCGGGCCGCGAGCCTCATGCCCCTGGAAGTGGTGGAATCCATGGTGCTCGCCGGCAATCCCAAGCGGGTCAGCGAGCAGCTCGCCAAGGCGCTTCATCCGAGCGTCACCCAGGTGACCTTGCGCCCCCATGCGGTCCCGGGCGGGAAACAGGCGTCCGTGGTGCGCGCCTTCGCGGAGCAGGTCTTCCCCGAAGCCTTGCGCAGGAGAGCAGAAAGCGTAGCGGCCTGACGAGATGGTCAAGTTTATCGCCCAGAGATTTGCCGCGACACTTCCCGTTCTGGTGCTGACCTCGGTCATCATCTTCGTCTTGATGCGGATCCTTCCGGGTGATCCCGTGCTCATGCTCATCGGCGAGCATTCTGAGGTGAGCGAGGAGACCATCACCACACTGCGCAAGCAGTACGGGCTCGACCAGCCTCTGCCGGTGCAATATCTGATCTGGGTGAAGAACGCGGTCTCCGGTGACCTCGGCCGGTCGATCCACGGCCGGCAACCGGTCTGGGACGTGGTGGCGCCGCGTATTCTACCGACGGCCCAGATTGGCCTCACCGCCTGGATCTTCGCCGTTATCGTGGCGGTGCCTTTGGGCGCCCTCAGCGCCGCCCGAATGAACACCTGGCTTGATTGGCTGGGAACTTTGCTCGCACTGATCGGTGCGGCAATGCCCTACTTTCTCCTGGGCGGCCTTTTGATCTACGGCGTCGCCCTCAAGACCGGCTGGCTGCCCATCTCCGGCTATGTCTCCCCGGCCGTGGACATTGGCCGCAGCATACGCTCCACCATCTTGCCGGCCGCGACCCTGAGCCTGGCGCTGATCGCCGTGATCACCCGCCAGGCGCGCTCCAGCTTTGCGGATGTCCTGAACCATCCCTTCATCCGTACCGCCCGGGCCAAGGGCCTCTCGGAGCGGAACGTCATCATCCGCCATGCCTTGCGTAATGCCATGGTGCCCATCGTCACCATATTGGGCCTGCAGCTTGGCACCTTGTTCAGCGGCGCGGTGGTGACGGAGATGGTCTTTGCCATTCCCGGCGTGGGCCGCCTGCTCGTCGACTCCATTCTCAGCCGCGACTATCCAGTCGTGCAGGCAGTGGTGCTGTTTATAACTTTCTGCGTGGTCATGGCGACCATGGCGGTAGATATCGCCTATGGCCTGCTCGACCCCAGGTTGCGGCCGAGGTAGCGGACCATGGCGAGCGACGGCCCCAGCATCGTGAGCCACACATCGCCTTACCGGGCCGGGCGAAGTCTCGCCGTTCGAGGCGCCCTCACCCGCAATCTCATGCTGATCGCTGGCCTGGTTCTCGTTGCCGTCCTGGCCGCAGGCGCAATTTTCGCGCCTTTGCTCACCCAGTACACGCCCGAGTCCATGGATTACATGGCCATGCTCCAGGGACCAAGCGCCGCCCATCTCTTCGGAACGGACGAGCTGGGCCGCGATATCTTCAGCCGCTCCCTCTATGGTGCGCGCCTGTCGATGAGCGTGGGCCTGAGCGCCGTTCTGCTGTCGGTCGCCATGGGCGTGCCGCTCGGCCTGATTGCAGGCTATGTCGGCGGCATCACCGATGCGATCTTCATGCGCATCCTCGACAGCCTGATCGCCCTGCCGCCGCTGGTGCTCGCGCTCACCATTTCCGCGGTGCTCGGCACCGGTCTCGTGAATGCCACCATCGCTATCGCCATCGTATCGGTGCCCACATTCGCCCGCCTGATCCGCGGACAGGTGCTGTCGCTCAAGCATCTCGAATTCATCCAGGCCGCCGAGTCGATCGGCGTCTCATCACCGCTGATCATCCTGCGCCATATCCTGCCCAACGCGATCAACCCGGTCATCGTCCAGTCATCGCTGGCGGTGGGCTTCGCCATCATCCTCGAATCCAGCCTGAGCTTCATCGGCCTTGGCGCTCAGCCGCCGGCGTCGACCTGGGGCTCCATGGTGCAGGTGGGCTTTCAATATCTCGAGCTCGCCCCCTGGTATCCGCTCATCCCGGCCACGATGATCTTTTTCGCCGTGCTCGGCTTCAACATGCTCGGTGAAGGTCTGCGTCAGATGCTCGATCCCGCCTCGCGGAGCCGGCCATGAGCAGCGCGCAGCTTTACCAAAGTGCTGCCAGCGCGCCGGCACCCCATCCGGCGCAGGCACAGGCCGTGCTCGAGGTGGAGAACCTTACGACCAAGATTCGCACCCGCAGCGGCGAGCTTGGCGTGGTGAACGGCGTGTCATTCCATGTGAATGGTGCGGAGACCTTGGGCGTCGTCGGCGAATCCGGCTGTGGCAAGAGCATGACCGCGCTTTCGATCCTCAGGCTTCTGCCGCCGGCGGCGAGGATCGCCGACGGGCATATCCGCTTTGCCGGCCGTGATCTGGTGAGCCTCGAACCCGAGGAGATGCGCGCCATTCGTGGCAAAGACATCTCCATGATTTTCCAGGAGCCGATGACCTCGCTGAACCCGATGATGACCATCGGGAGACAGATCGCCGAGGTCATCACCCTGCATGAAGGGCTCAGCCGGCGGGACGCAATGGCCAAGGCGGTCGAAATGCTGCGCCTGGTCCGCATCCCGGAGCCGGAACAGCGGGTGGACGAATTCCCGTTCCAGATTTCCGGCGGCATGCGGCAGCGGGTGATGATCGCCATCGCGCTGGCCTGCAATCCGAAGATCCTGCTGGCGGACGAGCCGACCACCGCGCTCGATGTCACCATCCAGGCTCAGATCATGGACCTGATGACCGATCTGCAGGAGCGCCTGCAAACCGCAATCGTCCTGATCACCCACGATCTCGGACTGGTGGCGGAGAATGCCGACCGGGTCATGGTGATGTATGCCGGCCAGGCCGTCGAGGAGGCCGACGTTGCGCAGCTCTTCGAGTGCCCCCATCACCCCTACACCAGAGGTCTGCTGGGCTCCGTTCCCCGGCTTGGATCATCCACCCTTTCTGGCGGCCGCAAGCGCCTGGTCGAGATCGAAGGCAACGTGCCCGCCCTCAACCAGCTGCCGGCCGGTTGTTCCTTCGCGCCGCGCTGCCCGTTTGCAACCCAGCAATGCCGTGAAGTCCCGCCCCCGATGGTCGAGAAGCGGCCAGGGCAATGGGCGGCTTGCTGGAACTCCGATGCAGTGATTGCGGCAGGCCCATGATGGAATCGGCAATGGCTGAAGCCGCCCCTACCCTCATCGTCGAAAACCTGGTGAAGCGCTTTCCCGTGGGCGCCGGGCTCCTCTCGAAGCCCCGCGAATTCGTGCATGCGGTCGATGGGATTTCCTTCTCGGTCGGCCGCGGGGAGACCTTGGGCCTCGTGGGCGAAAGCGGCTGTGGGAAGTCGACGGCCGGCAAGACCATCATGCGCCTTGTCCAGCCGACCTCCGGCAAGATCACCCTGCTCGGCAAGGATATAACCGGCCTCAGCCACTCGGAACTGCGACCCCTGCGCCGGCAGATGCAGATGGTGTTTCAGGACCCCTATTCCTCGCTCGATCCGCGCATGCCGGCCGGCAAGATCGTCGCCGAGCCGCTCTCCACCCATGGTCTGGCCAAGGGGCACAGAAGCGAGGCGGTCGCCGAGCTGTTCCGGCGCGTGGGTTTGAGGCCCGATCAGATGAAGGACTACCCGCACCAATTCTCCGGCGGGCAGCGCCAGCGCATCGCCATTGCCCGCGCGCTTGCAGTCAATCCCAGCCTGATCATCGGCGATGAGCCGGTCTCGGCGCTAGATGTCTCGATTCAGGCCCAGGTCGTCAACCTGCTGATGGATCTGCAGGACGAATACAAGCTCTCCTACATTTTCATCGCGCACGATCTCGCGGTGGTCGAGCAGATCAGCCACCGCATCGCCGTCATGTATCTCGGACGTATCGTCGAAATGGCGGACACGCCCACCCTGATGAGCGCGCCTCTCCATCCCTATACCGAAGCCCTGCTTGCCGCCGTTCCGGTCCCCCAGCCGAGGAAGCGGCGCCGCCCGAGACCGATCGGCGGCGATGTTCCAAGCCCGATCCGGCGCCCTTCCGGATGCCACTTCCACACACGTTGCCCCCGTGCGGTGGACCATTGCCGCATCGAGGCCCCGGCGTTGCGCGAATTACAGCCCGGCCATTTTGTGGCGTGCCACTTAGCAGCGTAAACCCGAAGCCCCGGCCTTGTCCCGCCGAGCTGTCTCCCTTATGACCGGCACGCCTGCATCCTATCGGTTGCTGCGAATGGCCAGCGCCTCCATACTCACGCCGTCGCCATAAACACGTCAGGTGCAATTGAGTGCATCCTGGTTTCCACCGAGAGGAGCAAAAGCGATGGGCATCTTTGACACGATTAAGAACGCAATCTGGGGCGGTCATCAGGCGTCATCCGCAAGGCCTGGCGCCACCCTGGTCGCCGATGCTCAACCCGCACCAGCCGCCAAGCCGGCCGCCGCATCCACCGCCACGCCAGCAGCCGCGCCTCAGGCCGCCTCCACCGCAGCCAGCGCTGCACCTGCCGGTGGACCCGTGGACGTTGCCGCAGTTCTGGATGCCGCCGTCAAGAAGAAGGGGCAATCCCTTCAATGGCGCACATCGATCGTGGACCTCATGAAGGCGCTCGACCTCGACAGCAGCTTGGCCCACCGCAAGGAGCTTGCGCAGGAGCTCGGCTATACCGGCGATATGAACGACTCCGCTGCCATGAACATGTGGCTGCACAAGCAGGTCATTCAAAAGCTCCAGCAGAGTGGTGGGAAAGTGCCCGCGGATCTGCTCTGACCGTCCCGCTCCCAAGCCCGACGCCGGTCTTCCGGCTGCTCTATAACCCTGTAATCCTGCCGTGGAGTGCTCCTCGGCGGGTCTCGCCATCGCCTGTTCTCTGAGAAGCCTCCGCCCGCGAGACTTCGGTTGCGCCTGTCGAACGCCGGCCGATTGCTCCGCACCGGCGATGGCAAAGCTACGGCAGAGCCCCTGATCCGTTCGATAGCTGCCGAGGATCGAGAATTCGCGCATCTGCCCTTCGATGATGAGCGTCCGCGATTGGCCACGGATCAGGTCGCACAAACTGCCTCATCCCCATGTCCAATTTGGGCATGAGCAATGTCCAATCTCGGAGTAACCACATCCCTCTGTTTTCGGAATGATCAAACCTTAGAATGATTTTCGAAGATCAGCACCGTAAATGTAAGATTTCATATCCGATAGAACAGCGGAAGATGATTTATATAGATAGCCCGTCAATAAATAAACAATAGCGTCTGCAACGCATATTCCTTCCGCTCTTGATAAATCGATTGTCGCGCCGATGGCAGCAAACCGCTCAAACCGGGCACGCTGCCAATCGATAACTAAGGGGTGGGCGATGTCGTCTGATCAATACAAAAAACCTGGCCAGGGTGAGCGTACAGTCCGCGACGGGATCAGCCGCCGCCTGTTCAACACGGGCATGTTGGCGGGCGGTCTCGTCGCCGCCAGCGGGCTGCCATTGGTGTCGGAAGCAAGGGCGCAACAGCCCAAGCGCGGTGGCCTCGTCCGGCTCGCGCTCTACCAACAGAGTACCGGCGATACCTTCGATTCAGCGCGCTACGACAAGGGCAACGATTATATCAGGGGCACCAGCGTCTATAGCTATCTCACGAGCATGGACGAGGGCGGCAATGCCCGGCCGGAAGTCGCGATTTCTTGGGAGCCGAACAAGGAGGCGACCCGCTGGGCATTTAAGATCCGCAAGGGCATCACCTTCAGCGATGGCGCGCCGCTCACCATCGACGACATCATCTTTTCCATCATGCGCCACAAGGAGGAGAAGGTCGCCTCCAGCGCAAAGCAGCTCGTGGGCAACATCACGGCTGTGAAGGCTGATGGTGATGACGGCTTCACTGTGGAGCTGGCATCTCCGGACGTCGACTTGCCGATCCTGATCGGCCTCTTCCAATTCGCTCTCGTCAAGAATGGGACCTATGATTTCAGCAAGCCGATCGGCACTGGCGCCTTCATTATGAAGGAGTTCCAGCCGGGCATCCGGACGGTGCTGACGCGCAACCCTAACTTCTGGAAGGAAGGCCGCCCCTATATCGACGAGTTCGAGATGTTTCCCATCCCGGATGCATCCGCCCGTGCCAACGCGCTACTCTCCGGCGATGTGGACATGATCCTCGAATTGCGCGGCAATGGCATCGAGGAGGTGGCGAAATCGGGCACGGCCGATGTCTTCGTGACCCCGAGCACGCGTTATACGGCCATCCAGGCTGCCGTTGATCGAGCGCCGTCGAACAATCTCGATCTCACCCTGGCCATGGCCTATATGATCGATCGTAAGCGGCTTCTCGATACCGTGCTGCGCGGCTATGGCATGATCGCCAACGATCATCCGATTGGTCCCAAGAGCCCCTACTACAACGCCAACCTGCCTCAGCGCGAGCTCGACCTGGACAAGGCCAAATATCACTTGGGCAAATCCGGCATCGGCAATGCGCGGGTTCAGGTCTGCGTGGGCGATGGTGTGCTCTACAGCATTGATATCGGCCAGCTCTTGCTGAGAGAGGCAACGCGCGCGGGGCTCAATCTCGACATCAAGCGGGAACCGGCCGAGAGCTACTGGACCGCGGTCGCAGGCAAGCGGCCCTATGCCGCCACCAATTTCCATCCGCGCCCCACCTACAATATGCTGCTCAATCTTGCCTGGCGTAAAGGTGCGCCATGGAACTTCTCGCACTACAACAACGACAAGCTGGAAAAGCTGATCGATGAATCCCGGGCCACGCTCGATATGCAGAAGCGGGTCGAATACTACCACGAGATCCAGTCGATCATTCACAATTCAGGCGCGATCATTCTGCCCTGCTTCCTGAGCTACATCGACGGTGTGTCGAAGCGGATCAAGGGGCTTACGCCATTGCCGATCGGCAGCCTTGGTGGGTTCAACTTCGCCGACCGCATATGGCTCGAAGAAGTGTGAGGGGGCGAACCTCACCTGAGGACTCGTTGTGAAGGGAAGGTAAGCTTGGCGGCACTCATCTTAAGACGGCTGGGCGCGACGCTGGTGCTGCTGTTTGTGGTGTCGCTGCTCATCTTCGCAGGATGCGAGATACTCCCCGGCGACGTGGCGCAAGTGGCGCTGGGTCAGTTCGCAACCGAGGAGAATGTCCAGGCGCTGCGGGTACAGATGGGCCTCGATCGCCCGGCACCCGTCCGCTACCTTGAATGGCTGGCGGGCGTGGTGCAAGGCGATTGGGGCACCTCCATCGTGACGCGCAACAGCGTCTCGTCAATGCTGTCCGAACGCATCGCCAACACCGCGATGCTCGCCGGGTTGACCACGATTATCGCCGTGCCGCTCGCCATCCTGCTCGGCCTGGCCATGGCTATGCGGCGCGGCAGCACGGTCGATCGGGCCACATCGGTCGTCATACTCGGGCTTTCGGCAACACCGGAATTCCTGATCGCGACGCTTGGTGTGCTGCTCTTTGCCGTCCATCTCGGATGGCTGCCGGCGGTCGCCTATCTCAGTCCAGGCGCCGATATCGCCGACACGCTTCGTGCCCTGCTGCTGCCCACCCTCACCCTCGTGATCGTGGTGACCGCGCAGATCTCGCGCATGACCCGGGCGATCATCGCCAATATTCTCAATGAACCCTATATCGAAATGGCGGCCCTCAAAGGCATTCCCCACCACCGCGTGGTTGCCTATCACGCCCTCCTCAATGCGATTGGGCCGATTGCCAATGTGGTCGCGCTGAACGTCGCCTATCTCGTCAGCGGCATCGTCGTCGTCGAGACGGTATTCGCCTATCCAGGGCTCGCCCAATTGATGATCGACGCGGTGCAGTCGCGCGACATGCCGGTGATCCAGGCCTGTGCGATGATCTTCTGCGCGACCTATGTGCTGCTGGTTTTGCTCGCTGATATCATCGCTCAGGCTTGCGATCCACGTGCCAAGGCGGCCGGCCGAGCTGTCGCACAGACTGGCCTCTCCAATCCGGCGGAGGCGCAATGAGCACGGTTCTCACCATAGCGCGCCGCAGGCCGCGGATCACGTTATGGGTCAGCGTCGCCATCCTGGCCTTCTTCATTTTGGTGGCAATCCTGTCGCTCGGCCCCTTGCCGCACGACCCCACCGAGTTCATCACCGACGAGCCCTTTGCGCCGCCCACCTCTGGCCTGTGGCTTGGCTCCGACTCCCTCGGCCGCGACGTGCTCTCGCGCCTGATCGAGGCCACCCGCATCACCCTGGCCATGGCGCTGGCGGCCACCATTCTTGCCCATCTCATCGGCGACACGCTGGGACTGCTCGCAGCGATCAAGGGCGGGATCATCGACGGCATGCTCAGCCGCGCGGTCGATGTGGTCCTGTCCCTACCCAAGATCATCATTGGTCTGGTGGTTGTGGCAGCCCTCGGCCCCTCGATCGGTGTCATCGTGGGGCTGGCAGCCATCGTCTATGCGGCAGGCGTGTTCCGGATCGCCCGTGCCCTCGGCAATGATCTCGTCAATATGGACTACATCACTGTCGCGCGGTCCCGCGGCGAAGGCCTGGGCTGGATCCTGTTCGGCGAGATGCTGCCGCATGTCGTAAGGCCGCTTGCTGCGGATTTCGCCATTCGCATGAGCTTCGCCATCCTGTTCATGAGCAGCCTCAGCTTCCTCGGTCTCGGCGTGCAGCCGCCGCAGGCTGACTGGGGCGGCCTTGCCCGCGAGGGCTTGAGCGGCCTTTCCTCGAACCCTTACGCCGCCGTTGCGCCCGCTGTCTGCATCGCGCTGGTCTCCATCAGCCTGAACCTGCTGGTTGATGCGCTTGAGCGCACCCCGGTCCGGGGGGAATAGCGATGGGTGATACCATTCTCACCGTCGACAATCTGCGTATCGTTTCGGATGCCGGCGTGCCGATCGTGCAGAACGTGTCCTTCTCCGTGGCGCGCGGTGAGGTGCTGGCCCTCATCGGCGCCTCTGGCTCCGGCAAGACGACCCTTGCCCTTTCCGCGCTTGGACATTTGCGGCCCGGCCTGCACCTGCAAGAGGGGCGGGTGACGCTCGCCGGCATCGATCTCCTCGCCGCGCCACGGCGCCAGCTCAATGGCCTGCGTGGGCGCAAGGTCGCTTATGTCGCCCAGAGTGCCGCTGCCGCCTTCAATCCGCGGATCAGGCTGATGAATCAGGTGACTGAGGCAGCGCGCATCCACCGGACGCAATGGGCGAGCTCGGCCCAGCAGCGCGCCCTTGCGTTGTTCCAGTCCCTGAGCCTGCCGGACCCGGAACGGGTCAGCCGGCGGTTCCCGCACGAGGTCTCTGGCGGTCAGCTCCAGCGCTTCATGATCGCCATGGGTCTCCAGGAGGAACCGCTGTTGCTGGTCTGCGACGAGCCCACCAGCGCCCTCGATGTCACCACCCAAGTCGAGGTGATGCGGCTGCTCAAGCGCGCCATTCACGACAACAACACCGCCGCCTTGTTCGTCAGTCATGACCTGGCGGTTGTCGCCCAGATCGCAACCCGGATCATCGTTCTGCGCAGCGGTCATGTGGTTGAAACGGGCACGACGGAGGAAATCCTGAACCGGCCGCAGGCGGACTATACCAAGGAGCTGATTGCCGCCTGCCGCCACCTCTCCGTGAAAGCGGCGGGCAAGGGCAGCACGCAGGGGCAGATAACCCATCTTCCGGCCGCGAGCCCCCTGCTCGAGGTGAGCCGCCTCACGGCCGGATATGGCCGGCTCGACAATGGACAGCCGGTCGCCACCACTTTGCGTGATGTCAGCCTGAGGGTTGGCCGGGGTGAGATTGTGGCTGTTATCGGCGAGTCCGGCTCGGGCAAGACCACATTGGCGCGCGTGATCGCAGGGCTCCATGAACCC from Rhodoligotrophos sp. CJ14 encodes:
- a CDS encoding ABC transporter ATP-binding protein, with product MSSAQLYQSAASAPAPHPAQAQAVLEVENLTTKIRTRSGELGVVNGVSFHVNGAETLGVVGESGCGKSMTALSILRLLPPAARIADGHIRFAGRDLVSLEPEEMRAIRGKDISMIFQEPMTSLNPMMTIGRQIAEVITLHEGLSRRDAMAKAVEMLRLVRIPEPEQRVDEFPFQISGGMRQRVMIAIALACNPKILLADEPTTALDVTIQAQIMDLMTDLQERLQTAIVLITHDLGLVAENADRVMVMYAGQAVEEADVAQLFECPHHPYTRGLLGSVPRLGSSTLSGGRKRLVEIEGNVPALNQLPAGCSFAPRCPFATQQCREVPPPMVEKRPGQWAACWNSDAVIAAGP
- a CDS encoding DUF3597 domain-containing protein — protein: MGIFDTIKNAIWGGHQASSARPGATLVADAQPAPAAKPAAASTATPAAAPQAASTAASAAPAGGPVDVAAVLDAAVKKKGQSLQWRTSIVDLMKALDLDSSLAHRKELAQELGYTGDMNDSAAMNMWLHKQVIQKLQQSGGKVPADLL
- a CDS encoding LLM class flavin-dependent oxidoreductase produces the protein MKPTLGVLLFSEGPISELVDIAREAETLGYEYLWYTDVRFARECYVGLTAVALNTKSLKIGTGVTDPYSRHPAITAAAMATLDEVSNGRAVLGLGTGGAGFKELGLERVLPIAAMRETVTMIHALQRGEKVTSQGKVVSIDGGRFNFKPVRDHIPVYFATHGPQMTRLAGEIADGVLIANTLNPKAFDFYVGKLNEGLAKAQRSPDSLDIGLRVEACIDDDDEKALEVMRRRVASRLISQYPHWDYLDELGITLPEAFVELAKMEGGHDVSRAASLMPLEVVESMVLAGNPKRVSEQLAKALHPSVTQVTLRPHAVPGGKQASVVRAFAEQVFPEALRRRAESVAA
- a CDS encoding ABC transporter ATP-binding protein, with the protein product MGDTILTVDNLRIVSDAGVPIVQNVSFSVARGEVLALIGASGSGKTTLALSALGHLRPGLHLQEGRVTLAGIDLLAAPRRQLNGLRGRKVAYVAQSAAAAFNPRIRLMNQVTEAARIHRTQWASSAQQRALALFQSLSLPDPERVSRRFPHEVSGGQLQRFMIAMGLQEEPLLLVCDEPTSALDVTTQVEVMRLLKRAIHDNNTAALFVSHDLAVVAQIATRIIVLRSGHVVETGTTEEILNRPQADYTKELIAACRHLSVKAAGKGSTQGQITHLPAASPLLEVSRLTAGYGRLDNGQPVATTLRDVSLRVGRGEIVAVIGESGSGKTTLARVIAGLHEPASGTVMLQGKSLAGADRSRSLDERRLVQLVFQTADTALNPKQKIRQILGRTLKFFHGTRRQAAEARMIELLNMVQLPATYLDRLPSELSGGEKQRVNLARALAANPEVLICDEITSALDTIVARSIIALIERLRSELGLAIIFISHDLATVASIADRVTVLRQGRVVESGSAATVLAAPADPYTKLLIASVPELRPGWLEEAVAARQQLELAPPGQVAREDRASLMS
- a CDS encoding ABC transporter permease, with the translated sequence MAALILRRLGATLVLLFVVSLLIFAGCEILPGDVAQVALGQFATEENVQALRVQMGLDRPAPVRYLEWLAGVVQGDWGTSIVTRNSVSSMLSERIANTAMLAGLTTIIAVPLAILLGLAMAMRRGSTVDRATSVVILGLSATPEFLIATLGVLLFAVHLGWLPAVAYLSPGADIADTLRALLLPTLTLVIVVTAQISRMTRAIIANILNEPYIEMAALKGIPHHRVVAYHALLNAIGPIANVVALNVAYLVSGIVVVETVFAYPGLAQLMIDAVQSRDMPVIQACAMIFCATYVLLVLLADIIAQACDPRAKAAGRAVAQTGLSNPAEAQ
- a CDS encoding ABC transporter ATP-binding protein translates to MAEAAPTLIVENLVKRFPVGAGLLSKPREFVHAVDGISFSVGRGETLGLVGESGCGKSTAGKTIMRLVQPTSGKITLLGKDITGLSHSELRPLRRQMQMVFQDPYSSLDPRMPAGKIVAEPLSTHGLAKGHRSEAVAELFRRVGLRPDQMKDYPHQFSGGQRQRIAIARALAVNPSLIIGDEPVSALDVSIQAQVVNLLMDLQDEYKLSYIFIAHDLAVVEQISHRIAVMYLGRIVEMADTPTLMSAPLHPYTEALLAAVPVPQPRKRRRPRPIGGDVPSPIRRPSGCHFHTRCPRAVDHCRIEAPALRELQPGHFVACHLAA
- a CDS encoding ABC transporter permease, translating into MVKFIAQRFAATLPVLVLTSVIIFVLMRILPGDPVLMLIGEHSEVSEETITTLRKQYGLDQPLPVQYLIWVKNAVSGDLGRSIHGRQPVWDVVAPRILPTAQIGLTAWIFAVIVAVPLGALSAARMNTWLDWLGTLLALIGAAMPYFLLGGLLIYGVALKTGWLPISGYVSPAVDIGRSIRSTILPAATLSLALIAVITRQARSSFADVLNHPFIRTARAKGLSERNVIIRHALRNAMVPIVTILGLQLGTLFSGAVVTEMVFAIPGVGRLLVDSILSRDYPVVQAVVLFITFCVVMATMAVDIAYGLLDPRLRPR
- a CDS encoding tautomerase family protein, producing the protein MPVVRVCFYEGRSPEQKRKIAEAITTALVDIAGSKRDAVNVMFDNFTREDWVIGGAPEFSDKSKG
- a CDS encoding ABC transporter permease, translating into MSTVLTIARRRPRITLWVSVAILAFFILVAILSLGPLPHDPTEFITDEPFAPPTSGLWLGSDSLGRDVLSRLIEATRITLAMALAATILAHLIGDTLGLLAAIKGGIIDGMLSRAVDVVLSLPKIIIGLVVVAALGPSIGVIVGLAAIVYAAGVFRIARALGNDLVNMDYITVARSRGEGLGWILFGEMLPHVVRPLAADFAIRMSFAILFMSSLSFLGLGVQPPQADWGGLAREGLSGLSSNPYAAVAPAVCIALVSISLNLLVDALERTPVRGE
- a CDS encoding ABC transporter permease, with protein sequence MASDGPSIVSHTSPYRAGRSLAVRGALTRNLMLIAGLVLVAVLAAGAIFAPLLTQYTPESMDYMAMLQGPSAAHLFGTDELGRDIFSRSLYGARLSMSVGLSAVLLSVAMGVPLGLIAGYVGGITDAIFMRILDSLIALPPLVLALTISAVLGTGLVNATIAIAIVSVPTFARLIRGQVLSLKHLEFIQAAESIGVSSPLIILRHILPNAINPVIVQSSLAVGFAIILESSLSFIGLGAQPPASTWGSMVQVGFQYLELAPWYPLIPATMIFFAVLGFNMLGEGLRQMLDPASRSRP
- a CDS encoding ABC transporter substrate-binding protein, with the translated sequence MSSDQYKKPGQGERTVRDGISRRLFNTGMLAGGLVAASGLPLVSEARAQQPKRGGLVRLALYQQSTGDTFDSARYDKGNDYIRGTSVYSYLTSMDEGGNARPEVAISWEPNKEATRWAFKIRKGITFSDGAPLTIDDIIFSIMRHKEEKVASSAKQLVGNITAVKADGDDGFTVELASPDVDLPILIGLFQFALVKNGTYDFSKPIGTGAFIMKEFQPGIRTVLTRNPNFWKEGRPYIDEFEMFPIPDASARANALLSGDVDMILELRGNGIEEVAKSGTADVFVTPSTRYTAIQAAVDRAPSNNLDLTLAMAYMIDRKRLLDTVLRGYGMIANDHPIGPKSPYYNANLPQRELDLDKAKYHLGKSGIGNARVQVCVGDGVLYSIDIGQLLLREATRAGLNLDIKREPAESYWTAVAGKRPYAATNFHPRPTYNMLLNLAWRKGAPWNFSHYNNDKLEKLIDESRATLDMQKRVEYYHEIQSIIHNSGAIILPCFLSYIDGVSKRIKGLTPLPIGSLGGFNFADRIWLEEV